The sequence ACATGGCGGTTCGGGCAAGCAGGCGACCTCGGTTATTAATGGTATTGAAGCTGATGTTGTGACTCTGGCTCTGGCTTATGACGTCGATGCTATTGCTGAGCGTGGTCGTATTGATAAAGATTGGATCAAGCGCTTGCCGGATAACTCGGCACCTTACACCTCAACTATCGTATTCCTGGTTCGCAAAGGGAATCCAAAACAGATTCATGATTGGTCAGATTTAGTGAAACCGGGTGTTTCGGTCATTACGCCGAATCCAAAAACCTCCGGCGGTGCGCGCTGGAACTACCTGGCAGCATGGGGTTATGCGTTAGAGCACAATAATAATGATCAAGCTAAGGCACAAGAGTTTGTCAAACAGCTGTATAAGAATGTGGAAGTCTTGGATTCTGGCGCTCGTGGGGCCACGAATACCTTCGTGGAGCGCGGAATTGGCGATGTATTGATTGCCTGGGAAAATGAAGCTTTGCTGGCGGTGAATGAAGTGGGTAAAGACCAGTTTGATATCATTACACCGAGTGTTTCTATTTTGGCGGAGCCGACAGTCTCGGTGGTGGATAAAGTGGTCGACAAGCGCGGCACCCGTGAAGTGGCTGATGCGTATCTGAAATACTTGTATTCACCTGAAGGCCAAACCATTGCCGCGGAAAATTACTATCGCCCACGTGATCCGGCGGTAGCGGCCAAGTTTGCCAAAGAATTTCCTCAACTGAAATTATTTACCATTGATGACGTCTTCGGCGGCTGGACGAAAGCACAGCAGGTGCATTTTGCGACTGGCGGCGTATTTGACGAAATAAGTAAGCGATAAAATAAAAAACATAAAATAATGATTTGATAGCTGTAGCAGACTTAGCGCCCGTAAATTAATACTTACGGGCGCTTTGTTTTATCAGCCTCGCCCATGCTCAAATTATTTTCACAATTTATCTCTCTTCTTACAGATAAAAACTCTCCGGTTCGCCAACACACGTTAAATACGTTATTGAATAATGCTGAGTAAATTGGAGAGAAAAGCAGATGAATATTAGCAGCGCTAGTAATTTCAGTTCGAGTTCAAGTTTAATAGAGTCTGGAGAAAACAACGGATTGGGGATAAATAATCCGTTATTGTTACAAAGCTCAAAGAGTTTAAATGATGAATCTTTTCATGATATGAATTGTCACTATTTGGGAAACTTGGATACCTATACACCGCCATCATTAGCTATAGCAAACGAGAAAGCCTCTTTTGGTATTAAGCCCAGCAACTATGGCTGCTTTGTCACCAAACAGAATTATCTAACAAACTATTTGTTAGATATCGTAAATCGTGAGGGGAAGCCGCCTCTGTTACTGCGGCCTCTGGCTGCTTTACTTAAGCTATTTGGTCTCCATGGTTTTGGTCAAACTAACTGTGCTTCTTGTGCGACCGCCGTTGCAGAGACATTGGAGAGAAATGAAGTTTATCTGGCTATGCCAAAGCTCCGAGGTGCAGATGTCAAAGGGAATATGGGGCTGCCATTTGAGAGTGCGGCGTCGGCTTCAGAGCTGATTTCTCAATTAGAAAAATATCAAACCGCAGATGAATTAAATGGCGTTCTTGTTATTCATCGCCCAGCTATGCTAAGCCTGCTACCAGGTGCGAAACAAGGGCATGCCTGTAATCTGATTAAATTTAAAGATAGTAATTTTGTTCATTTTTTTGATGCGCAGAAGAAAACCTATTTAAGCTGTGACCTGGCAAGTATCTCAGATCAGGTTATTGAGATAAGAAAATTCCTTGGCCCTGTTGGCGCTGACGGGATTGATTTATATCAGAAAGGATTTCATAAGAGTATTAATGAAAAACCGGAGTGGTAACTCCGGCTTTATAAATAACTTGCCCGCTAAAATTAAGCTTTTTTAGCTGCAGCTGCTGCTTTCACAATAACCGCGAAAGCATCAGCTTTCAGTGAGGCACCGCCCACCAGTGCGCCATCGATATCAGGCTGGGTGAACAGTTCTGCTGCGTTTTTATCGTTAACAGAACCGCCGTACTGAATAATAACTTGTGCGGCAATGGCGGCATCTTGCTTAGCAATATGGTCACGGATAAATTTGTGAACGG comes from Yersinia canariae and encodes:
- a CDS encoding sulfate ABC transporter substrate-binding protein; the protein is MRKWGVGFSLLLLASGAMAKDIQLLNVSYDPTREFYQEYNQAFSKHWQEKTGDKVTVRQSHGGSGKQATSVINGIEADVVTLALAYDVDAIAERGRIDKDWIKRLPDNSAPYTSTIVFLVRKGNPKQIHDWSDLVKPGVSVITPNPKTSGGARWNYLAAWGYALEHNNNDQAKAQEFVKQLYKNVEVLDSGARGATNTFVERGIGDVLIAWENEALLAVNEVGKDQFDIITPSVSILAEPTVSVVDKVVDKRGTREVADAYLKYLYSPEGQTIAAENYYRPRDPAVAAKFAKEFPQLKLFTIDDVFGGWTKAQQVHFATGGVFDEISKR